The Effusibacillus pohliae DSM 22757 genome window below encodes:
- a CDS encoding C40 family peptidase, which yields MNKHAKLWRTITVAAAIFVAVQLPGRAEAAFGDTILKFGMSGNDVQTLQTELKELGYFTATATGYYGPLTKDAVIRFQQASGLDVDGIVGPQTFRALEKRLLQARIAGTAQRYIGVPYVWGGQSPTGFDCSGFTGYVFARNGLTLPRVSEEQFNAGVPVPKSQLEAGDLVFFSTYKPGPSHVGIYLGDGTFIHASSSKGVTISSLSNPYWTAHYIGARSYF from the coding sequence ATGAACAAGCACGCGAAGTTGTGGAGGACGATTACAGTGGCTGCTGCCATTTTCGTTGCGGTCCAGTTGCCGGGCCGGGCGGAGGCCGCATTTGGCGATACGATCCTGAAATTCGGGATGTCCGGCAACGACGTGCAGACACTGCAGACGGAACTGAAAGAACTCGGGTATTTCACAGCGACCGCTACTGGATACTATGGTCCGCTGACGAAGGATGCGGTGATCCGCTTCCAGCAGGCCAGCGGCTTGGACGTAGACGGGATCGTCGGGCCGCAAACGTTCCGAGCGCTGGAAAAGCGGCTGCTGCAGGCGCGGATTGCGGGAACGGCCCAACGGTACATAGGAGTTCCGTACGTTTGGGGTGGACAGTCCCCGACTGGATTTGATTGCTCCGGATTTACCGGTTACGTATTTGCCCGAAACGGATTGACGCTGCCCCGCGTGTCGGAAGAGCAGTTCAATGCAGGCGTGCCGGTACCGAAGAGCCAGCTGGAAGCAGGCGATCTGGTGTTTTTCAGCACGTACAAACCGGGTCCGTCCCATGTCGGGATTTACCTGGGAGACGGAACGTTCATCCATGCCAGTTCGTCAAAAGGAGTGACGATTTCCTCCCTGTCCAACCCCTATTGGACAGCGCATTATATAGGCGCCAGAAGTTATTTTTAA